One window from the genome of Helicoverpa armigera isolate CAAS_96S chromosome 4, ASM3070526v1, whole genome shotgun sequence encodes:
- the LOC110370484 gene encoding LOW QUALITY PROTEIN: basic proline-rich protein (The sequence of the model RefSeq protein was modified relative to this genomic sequence to represent the inferred CDS: inserted 1 base in 1 codon; deleted 1 base in 1 codon; substituted 1 base at 1 genomic stop codon) — protein MRLSLHLAVVLLAVYHTCKADRPTREIQFSSNQNYAVIGSPISANLDEDGYFYPKPKIPFPPPPPPPPPTRPPPPPPPPPTRPPPPPPPPPTRPPPPPPPPPTRPPITQATGYYYETPRIPFPPPTRPPPPPPPPPTRPSPPPPPPTRPPPPPPPPPTRPPPPPTPPRTPPPPPPTRPPPPPPTRPPVTRSQATTMKPXNTVPSTTRPPPPPPPPPTRPPPPPPPPPTRPPPPPPPPPTRPPPRPTPPPTRPPPPPTFKTPTTGYEYKTPSIPFPPPTRPPPRPTPPPTRPPPPPTTRRPPPPPPPPPTRPPTTRPPPTYSTILDQTRTTGYTYPTPSIPFTYPTTTRRPYIPPVTQPTTQRTFPPVTYTYRPPPPPTPPPTRPTYRTPSTYLPPPPPTRPPTPPPTRPPPPPTRPPTRPPPPPTRPPTFKTPATYLPPPPPTRPPTPPPTRPPPPPTRPPTRPPPPPTPPPTRPPTFKTPATYLPPTNKGHLPPPPPTRPPTPPPTRPPPPPTKATXLATPAPTRPPTPPPTRPPPPPTPPPTRPPPPQHHHQQGLHHLQPGQPHHRHTKPQAMITLRLKYHSPSQQLRDQQPMLLYTYPPVPRDLRSTFHLQQPQGLTLGPQSTSHLKLRGLRCTSPLQQQGLQSTFLLQRLLSLTQGHRCTFPPQQQGPQSTYLLKQPLSLTLGHQYTSPLQQQGLQSTFLLQRLQGLTSPQFTSPLKLRDSPYTFPLRRQEYHTRLDRPSSKIRVISTTDHSFPSYSNLV, from the exons AGGCTGTCACTGCACCTGGCAGTGGTGCTGCTTGCAGTGTACCACACCTGCAAGGCAGACCGACCAACAAGGGAGATCCAGTTCAGCTCCAACCAAAACTATGCGGTGATCGGCTCCCCCATCTCCGCGAACCTCGATGAAGATGGATACTTCTACCCGAAGCCGAAGATACCCttcccgccgccgccgccaccaccGCCGCCAACTAGGCCGCCGCCACCACCACCGCCGCCCCCAACAAGGCCTCCACCACCACCACCGCCGCCACCAACTCGGCCCccgccgccaccgccgccgccaccaACAAGGCCTCCTATAACACAGGCGACAGGCTACTACTATGAAACGCCTAGAATCCCGTTCCCGCCGCCGACGAGGCCGCCTCCACCACCACCGCCACCACCAACTCGGCCCTCCCCACCACCACCGCCACCAACAAGGCCACCTCCtcctccgccgccgccgccaacAAGGCCCCCACCTCCGCCAACGCCGCCGAGGACACCACCACCACCTCCACCAACTAGGCCACCACCGCCACCACCAACAAGGCCTCCAGTAACA AGGTCACAGGCTACTACTATGAAACCCTAAAATACCGTTCCCTCCACCACCAGGCCACCGCCGCCTCCTCCTCCACCACCGACTAGGCCGCCACCCCCACCACCGCCACCACCAACTAGGCCACCTCCTCCTCCACCCCCACCACCAACTAGGCCTCCACCACGCCCAACCCCACCTCCAACAAGGCCTCCACCGCCACCAACTTTCAAAACCCCAACTACAGGCTATGAGTACAAAACACCAAGTATACCTTTCCCACCTCCCACGAGGCCACCACCGCGTCCAACACCACCACCAACCAGGCCGCCACCTCCCCCAACAACCAGACGACCACCGCCACCACCACCTCCACCGCCGACAAGGCCACCCACAACCAGGCCTCCACCAACATACAGCACCATCTTGGATCAAACTAGAACCACGGGATATACATACCCAACTCCGTCAATACCTTTCACTTACCCAACTACGACCAGGAGACCCTACATTCCTCCTGTAACTCAGCCCACCACGCAGAGGACATTCCCTCCCGTGACTTATACTTACAGGCCTCCTCCGCCACCTACGCCTCCTCCAACCAGGCCTACTTACCGAACTCCGTCAACTTACCTACCACCTCCACCACCAACAAGGCCCCCTACACCTCCTCCAACTAGGCCACCACCGCCCCCAACGCGGCCTCCTACTAGGCCCCCACCACCACCTACCAGACCTCCGACATTCAAGACTCCAGCTACATATCTTCCACCGCCACCACCAACCAGGCCTCCGACCCCACCGCCAACAAGGCCACCACCACCCCCAACAAGGCCACCAACAAGGCCCCCACCACCACCAACGCCTCCTCCAACCAGGCCACCGACATTCAAGACTCCAGCGACATATCTTCCGC CCACCAACAAAGGCCACTTACCACCCCCACCGCCAACCAGGCCTCCAACTCCACCACCAACTAGACCACCACCGCCCCCAACAAAGGCCA TACTTGCCACCCCTGCCCCAACCAGGCCTCCAACTCCACCGCCAACAAGACCACCACCACCCCCAACACCACCACCAACAAGACCGCCACCTCCCCAACACCACCACCAACAAGGCCTCCACCACCTCCAACCAGGCCAACCCCACCACCGACATACAAAACCACAGGCTATGATTACCCTACGCCTAAAATACCATTCACCTTCCCAACAACTTCGCGACCAACAACCAATGCTCCTATATACTTACCCCCCAGTACCACGAGACCTCCGATCTACATTCCACCTCCAACAACCCCAAGGCCTTACACTAGGCCCCCAGTCTACATCCCACCTCAAACTACGCGGCCTCCGGTGTACATCCCCCCTTCAACAACAAGGCCTCCAATCTACATTCCTCCTCCAACGACTCCTAAGCCTTACACAAGGCCACCGGTGTACATTCCCCCCTCAACAACAAGGCCCCCAATCTACCTACCTCCTCAAACAACCCCTAAGCCTTACACTAGGCCACCAGTATACATCCCCCCTTCAACAACAAGGCCTCCAGTCTACATTCCTCCTCCAACGACTCCAAGGCCTTACCAGCCCCCAGTTTACATCCCCCCTCAAACTACGAGACTCCCCGTATACATTCCCCCTTCGACGACAAGAATACCATACACGACTCGACCGCCCTTCATCGAAGATAAGGGTTATTTCTACGACCGACCACTCGTTCCCTTCGTATTCTAATTTAGTTTAG